In Gemmatimonadota bacterium, the following proteins share a genomic window:
- a CDS encoding purine-nucleoside phosphorylase: MREAAAFLTDSGMRAPRAALVLGSGLSDAVELTEAVSVPYSEIPHFPVGSVDGHDGRVEFGSLAGAPVLVFRGRVHYYEGVPLQEATFPVRVARELGAKWIALTNASGAINPGFEVGDMVLLSDHLNLMGDNPLVGPNDDTVGPRFPDLSKAYSRALLHQAEAAALAAGVATRRGIYAAVSGPHYETPAEIRMLRLAGADLVGMSTVPETIVAVHAGMDVLGVSVVTDLAFPEDLQPLAHQEVVRAAAAAAPRVGALLRGVLEGESS; the protein is encoded by the coding sequence ATGAGAGAGGCGGCCGCTTTTCTCACGGATTCCGGAATGCGCGCTCCACGAGCGGCTCTCGTGCTTGGGTCCGGTCTGAGCGATGCGGTGGAACTGACCGAAGCGGTGTCCGTTCCGTATTCCGAAATCCCGCACTTTCCGGTCGGCTCCGTAGACGGCCACGACGGGCGCGTGGAGTTCGGGAGCCTTGCGGGTGCGCCGGTGCTCGTCTTTCGCGGACGCGTGCATTACTACGAGGGGGTCCCGCTTCAGGAGGCCACTTTCCCGGTACGCGTCGCGCGAGAGCTGGGCGCGAAGTGGATCGCCCTGACCAATGCCTCGGGCGCCATCAATCCGGGCTTCGAAGTCGGGGACATGGTGCTTCTTTCCGATCATCTGAATCTCATGGGTGACAATCCTCTCGTCGGTCCGAATGACGACACCGTCGGCCCGCGCTTCCCGGATCTGTCGAAGGCCTACTCTCGTGCCCTCCTGCATCAGGCGGAGGCGGCCGCGCTTGCGGCCGGAGTCGCTACCCGACGCGGAATCTATGCGGCGGTATCCGGGCCGCATTACGAGACCCCCGCCGAGATCCGAATGCTCCGTCTGGCGGGCGCGGATCTGGTAGGTATGTCCACCGTGCCGGAGACGATCGTCGCGGTTCATGCCGGGATGGATGTTCTGGGGGTTTCCGTGGTGACGGACCTTGCCTTCCCGGAGGATCTCCAACCGCTCGCGCATCAGGAAGTGGTCCGCGCCGCTGCGGCCGCCGCCCCGAGGGTCGGTGCGCTTCTTCGCGGAGTTCTGGAGGGAGAGTCGTC
- a CDS encoding DivIVA domain-containing protein, giving the protein MQIGPVDIRNQSFRKKTRGFDAAEVRAYLDVIADRMEALVTEKRSVEEKTARLEQELASYRGLDERLRDSLISAGKISEERIATAEKEAKLVRENAGIEAEKIVARAHSEAARLRGELDDLKRQRVSFIERFRALLRSQKQILEVSVDDFADSPRSAPPSPSASSTAEEAGFEQEVAATVRESSEGSAPPGEGVSSAGSST; this is encoded by the coding sequence ATGCAGATCGGTCCCGTGGATATTCGGAACCAGTCGTTCCGGAAGAAGACGCGCGGTTTCGACGCCGCGGAGGTTCGCGCGTATCTGGATGTGATTGCGGATCGCATGGAGGCGCTCGTGACCGAAAAGCGGTCGGTAGAGGAGAAGACCGCGCGCCTGGAGCAGGAACTGGCGTCCTATCGCGGGCTGGATGAGCGGCTCCGGGACTCGCTGATTTCGGCAGGGAAGATCTCCGAGGAACGGATTGCCACCGCCGAAAAGGAAGCGAAGCTCGTGCGGGAGAACGCCGGCATTGAGGCGGAGAAGATCGTGGCGCGCGCACACAGTGAGGCGGCGCGTCTCCGCGGGGAACTGGATGACCTGAAGCGCCAGCGGGTTTCGTTCATCGAGCGGTTCCGGGCGCTGCTCCGTTCCCAGAAGCAGATTCTGGAAGTGAGTGTGGACGACTTCGCCGACTCTCCCCGCTCTGCACCGCCCTCGCCTTCCGCATCGTCCACTGCGGAGGAAGCCGGGTTCGAGCAGGAGGTCGCGGCGACCGTCCGCGAATCCTCCGAAGGGTCCGCGCCTCCGGGAGAGGGCGTGTCCTCTGCGGGTTCGTCCACATGA
- a CDS encoding YggT family protein, with amino-acid sequence MFVVANAVGALAGLLDILATLYVYVLIGNVICSWVGADPFNPVVRAIQSLSEPVLMRIRRYVPPLGGLDFSVLVAILLVQVVVKSFLVGTLREGALKLS; translated from the coding sequence ATGTTCGTGGTGGCGAATGCCGTGGGAGCCTTGGCCGGACTGCTCGACATACTGGCCACGCTCTATGTCTATGTCCTCATCGGGAATGTGATCTGCTCGTGGGTCGGCGCGGATCCGTTCAATCCTGTCGTGCGCGCAATCCAATCGCTCAGCGAACCGGTGCTGATGAGGATCCGCCGCTATGTGCCGCCCCTGGGCGGTCTGGACTTCTCAGTGCTCGTCGCGATCCTTCTGGTTCAGGTGGTGGTGAAGTCGTTCCTTGTCGGTACGCTCCGGGAGGGCGCGCTGAAACTCAGCTGA
- a CDS encoding thymidine kinase has product MSSVVGEVGWVEVICGGMFSGKTEELIRRLVRARIARQKVQVFKPRIDRRYAADQVVSHSGQRIPSTEVEDGASILQLVLPETKAVGIDEAQFFGMDLVDVVNRLSAEGRRVIVAGLDQDYRGEPFEPVPQLMAIAESVTKTTAVCVVCGHPATRTQRNITESDRVLVGAGDAYEARCRSCWSPDVLPPAPREDAEDPAHEEGVTAP; this is encoded by the coding sequence ATGTCATCGGTTGTCGGCGAAGTGGGCTGGGTGGAAGTCATCTGTGGCGGGATGTTCAGCGGCAAGACCGAGGAGCTGATCCGCCGCCTCGTGCGCGCGCGGATCGCCCGGCAAAAGGTGCAGGTATTCAAGCCGCGCATCGACCGTCGTTACGCGGCGGACCAGGTGGTCTCGCACAGCGGCCAGCGGATTCCCTCCACCGAAGTCGAGGATGGGGCGTCCATCCTTCAGCTCGTTCTGCCGGAGACGAAAGCCGTGGGGATCGACGAGGCGCAGTTCTTCGGGATGGACCTCGTGGATGTCGTGAATCGCCTCTCCGCGGAAGGGCGTCGGGTGATTGTGGCGGGGCTGGATCAGGATTATCGTGGCGAACCCTTTGAGCCGGTTCCGCAACTGATGGCCATTGCGGAGAGCGTCACCAAGACGACGGCCGTCTGCGTGGTCTGCGGGCATCCGGCGACCCGTACGCAGCGGAACATCACGGAGTCGGATCGGGTGCTGGTCGGCGCCGGAGATGCCTACGAAGCGCGCTGTCGATCCTGCTGGAGCCCGGATGTATTGCCGCCCGCGCCGCGCGAAGACGCGGAGGATCCGGCCCACGAGGAGGGAGTCACCGCGCCTTGA
- a CDS encoding YggS family pyridoxal phosphate-dependent enzyme — protein sequence MSPVAANLERIRARIAGAARRAGRDPAEVRLCAVTKTVGPEEVREAVAAGVRILGENRLQVAAPKIREVGELPPGVEWHFIGPLQGNKARRAVGLFAEIQSVDRLSLAERISRIAGESGRVVPVLLEVKTSGEPAKHGFALEEVEGMLDPVEALPGIAVRGLMTMAPFTQDEEPVRAAFRALRELRDSLGGAARLPDLSMGMTGDFEIAVEEGSTMVRIGTGIFTPGEE from the coding sequence TTGAGCCCGGTGGCTGCAAACCTGGAGCGCATCCGCGCAAGGATCGCCGGGGCGGCCCGGCGAGCGGGAAGGGATCCGGCCGAGGTTCGTCTGTGCGCCGTGACAAAAACGGTCGGGCCGGAGGAAGTGCGGGAAGCGGTCGCCGCGGGTGTCCGGATCCTGGGGGAGAACCGGCTGCAGGTGGCGGCTCCGAAGATCCGCGAAGTCGGGGAGTTGCCGCCGGGTGTCGAGTGGCATTTCATCGGCCCGCTGCAGGGGAACAAGGCGCGCAGGGCGGTAGGGCTCTTTGCGGAGATCCAGTCCGTCGACCGCCTTTCGCTGGCGGAGCGGATCTCCCGAATCGCCGGGGAGTCCGGGCGTGTCGTGCCGGTGCTCTTGGAGGTGAAGACCTCTGGAGAACCGGCGAAGCACGGATTCGCCTTGGAAGAGGTGGAAGGCATGCTGGACCCGGTAGAGGCACTGCCGGGGATCGCAGTTCGGGGGCTCATGACAATGGCCCCTTTCACGCAGGATGAGGAGCCGGTGCGCGCGGCCTTTCGTGCGCTTCGGGAACTTCGGGACAGCCTCGGCGGCGCGGCGCGTCTGCCGGATTTGTCCATGGGGATGACGGGGGACTTTGAGATCGCCGTGGAGGAAGGGTCCACCATGGTGCGGATCGGAACGGGGATCTTCACCCCGGGGGAGGAGTGA